In Elaeis guineensis isolate ETL-2024a chromosome 1, EG11, whole genome shotgun sequence, a genomic segment contains:
- the LOC140856671 gene encoding uncharacterized protein → MAKWAMKLGEFDIQCRPRSSMKVQVLADFIAECTIVENKSEDETIKEVATPEPDLRSTWVLHIDGASNAQDSGASLIFTNSEEVVIGYALRFDFKASNNQAEYKALLVGLKMAKELEIDSLKVFTDSQLIVKQVKDEFEARDPIMAIYLQKVKDLVTNLRYFEIFHIPRIENTRADVLSRLVTIVYSSLSRTFVECLEQSSIDKNEKVLQRITEPSWMDPIIRYLSDGVLPEDPVEAKRT, encoded by the coding sequence atggcgaagtgggcgatgaagctagGCGAATTCGATATACAATGCCGACCACGGTCATCCATGAAGGTACAAGTTTtagccgacttcatcgcagaatgcacAATAGTCGAAAATAAGTCGGAAGATGAGACTATAAAGGAGGTTGCAACCCCCGAGCCCGACCTAAGGTCGACCTGGGTGCTGCATATCGACGGGGCATCGAATGCTCAAGACAGTGGAGCTAGCCTCATTTTCACTAACTCAGAAGAGGTAGTCATCGGGTATGCTCTTCGGTTTGacttcaaagcttcaaataatcaagccgaatacaaAGCTCTTTTAGTCGGTTTGAAAATGGCTAAGGAGCTCGAGATTGAcagtctgaaggtcttcaccgactctcaactgatcgtgAAACAAGTCAAAGATGAATTCGAAGCTCGAGATCCAATCATGGCAATAtaccttcaaaaggtgaaagacctCGTGACGAATTTAAGATACTTCGAGATCTTTCATATACCCAGGATCGAAAATACTCGAGCCGACGTACTTTCCAGACTGGTAACGATTGTTTACAGTTCACTGAGTCGAACATTCGTGGAATGTCTTGAACAATCAAGCATCGACAAAAATGAAAAAGTATTACAGCGAATAACCGAACctagttggatggatccgatcatccggTATCTATCTGACGGAGTCCTCCCTGAAGATCCTGTGGAAGCAAAACGAACCTGA